The DNA window TATATTCCCATCAAATTTTCAATAATTAATATTTAGTTATTTTATTTATAAGATAGCTTTACTTTAATTCAGCAGTAGCACCGACATCTTCAAGTTCTTTTTGAACCTTTACAGCTTCATCCTTGGCAATGCCTTCTTTCACCTTACTAGGAGCTTCGTCAACCAAATCTTTTGCTTCTTTAAGCCCAAGTCCTGTAAGAGTTCTTACAACTTTAATGACCTGGATTTTATTGCTACCAAAACTAGTTAGGACAACATCAAATTCGGTTTGTTCTTCTACTTCAGCTTCGGCTGCGGCTCCACCACCACCAGCAGCAGGCATTGCCATCGCCATAGGCGCTGCTGCTGTAACACCGAATTCTTCTTCCAGTGTTTTAACCAATTCAGATAGTTCCATCACAGTCATATTCTTCACAGATTCAATGATCTCTGCAACCTTAGAACCACTGTCTGCCTTCTTTACTTTCGTTGCTTTTTTTGTTTCTTTTTTTTCTTCAACAGCAGCTTCATCTGTTTTTTCAGCCATTTCGCAACCTCCATTAATGTTAAAAAAGTTAGTTGTTTTCTTTTTCTTTTTGTATTGCAGCTAATGTGCCAACAAACTTTTGCAAAATATTGTTTAAACCTCGGACAAAATTACTAATTGGCGCATTTAATCCACTAACAAAATTAGCTATCAATTGATCCTTCGATGGCAAGTCAGCTACTTTTCTAGCATCCTCGCCGGAAAATAAATGTTCATCAAACCAAATTGCTTTGATTTTTGGTTTTTCCGTTTTTTTGCTGAAATCCAAAATAACCCGTACTGGTGTTCCGGGATCATCATATCCAAAAGCAAAACCTGTAGGTCCTTCCAAATAATCGAGCAACTCGGTATATCCCAGGCTTTTCAACGAAATCCTGGCAAGTGTATTTTTAACGACTCTATAGTCAATCGATTGCTCGCGAAATTTTCTTCTGAGTTCTGTAATTTCTTCAACGTTCAAACCTGTAAAATCGGCCATTACAATACATGAAGCTTTTTCAGCCGCTTTCCTTGTAGCTTCAACAATGGCTACTTTTTCCGGTCTTGGCATATTTTTTCCTAACTCCTTTACATTACATGTTTATTCATACAAACTAACGAAGCTCAGCCATAACCAAACTTCGGTCAAGCTTAATTCCAGGACTCATTGTAGAAGAAAGAGAAACACTTTGCAAATATTGGCCTTTTGCAGATGCGGGTTTCAATCGTAGCACTGTTTCAATAAATACCTTTGTATTTTCCAGTAATTTCTGCTCATCAAAAGAGGCTTTACCTACGGAAACATGAAGAATACCATACTTATCAACACGAAATTCAATGCGTCCGGCTTTCACTTCTTTCACTGCAGAACCCACATCCATTGTTACGGTCCCACTCTTTGGATTAGGCATTAGACCTTTTGGACCTAGCAGCTTACCTAGTTTTCCAACGTCACTCATGACGTCCGGGGTGGCTATAATAACATCTGTCTCCGTCCATCCGTCTTTTATTTTTTGAATATAATCCTCGAACCCTACCATATCGGCACCAGCTTCTTCAGCTTCCTTGGCTTTAGGCCCCTTGGCTAAAACCAATACACGAACCGTCTTGCCAATACCGTGTGGTAATGAAACTGTTCCGCGAACCATTTGATCGGATTTACGAGGATCGACACCAAGTCGAATAGCCATTTCAATTGATTCATCGAACTTTGCAGT is part of the candidate division KSB1 bacterium genome and encodes:
- the rplL gene encoding 50S ribosomal protein L7/L12 — its product is MAEKTDEAAVEEKKETKKATKVKKADSGSKVAEIIESVKNMTVMELSELVKTLEEEFGVTAAAPMAMAMPAAGGGGAAAEAEVEEQTEFDVVLTSFGSNKIQVIKVVRTLTGLGLKEAKDLVDEAPSKVKEGIAKDEAVKVQKELEDVGATAELK
- a CDS encoding 50S ribosomal protein L10, producing MPRPEKVAIVEATRKAAEKASCIVMADFTGLNVEEITELRRKFREQSIDYRVVKNTLARISLKSLGYTELLDYLEGPTGFAFGYDDPGTPVRVILDFSKKTEKPKIKAIWFDEHLFSGEDARKVADLPSKDQLIANFVSGLNAPISNFVRGLNNILQKFVGTLAAIQKEKENN
- a CDS encoding 50S ribosomal protein L1; translation: MKRSKRYNNIVKSLGTEQEIGLEEAIKIVKRNATAKFDESIEMAIRLGVDPRKSDQMVRGTVSLPHGIGKTVRVLVLAKGPKAKEAEEAGADMVGFEDYIQKIKDGWTETDVIIATPDVMSDVGKLGKLLGPKGLMPNPKSGTVTMDVGSAVKEVKAGRIEFRVDKYGILHVSVGKASFDEQKLLENTKVFIETVLRLKPASAKGQYLQSVSLSSTMSPGIKLDRSLVMAELR